A single Lolium perenne isolate Kyuss_39 chromosome 6, Kyuss_2.0, whole genome shotgun sequence DNA region contains:
- the LOC127307681 gene encoding histone H3.2: protein MARTKQTARKSTGGKAPRKQLATKAARKSAPATGGVKKPHRFRPGTVALREIRKYQKSTELLIRKLPFQRLVREIAQDFKTDLRFQSSAVSALQEAAEAYLVGLFEDTNLCAIHAKRVTIMPKDIQLARRIRGERA, encoded by the coding sequence ATGGCCCGCACGAAGCAGACGGCGAGGAAGTCCACCGGCGGCAAGGCGCCGCGCAAGCAGCTGGCCACCAAGGCGGCGCGCAAGTCCGCGCCGGCCACCGGCGGCGTGAAGAAGCCCCACCGCTTCCGCCCCGGCACCGTCGCGCTCAGGGAGATCCGCAAGTACCAGAAGAGCACGGAGCTGCTCATCCGCAAGCTGCCCTTCCAGCGCCTCGTCAGGGAGATCGCGCAGGACTTCAAGACCGACCTCCGCTTCCAGAGCTCCGCCGTCTCCGCGCTCCAGGAGGCCGCAGAGGCATACCTCGTCGGCCTCTTCGAGGACACCAACCTCTGCGCCATCCACGCCAAGCGCGTCACCATCATGCCCAAGGACATCCAGCTCGCCCGCCGCATCCGTGGAGAGAGAGCCTAG